In one window of Meleagris gallopavo isolate NT-WF06-2002-E0010 breed Aviagen turkey brand Nicholas breeding stock chromosome 12, Turkey_5.1, whole genome shotgun sequence DNA:
- the HACD3 gene encoding very-long-chain (3R)-3-hydroxyacyl-CoA dehydratase 3, with translation MRPYRKGPPRAVAEVPVVRALTELVPLQNPEVSIADDVLRFRAQGHGAKGDNIYEFQIEFLEPVEPKPVCRVTQRQLNITVQKKESNWWERLTKQEKRPLFLAPDFDRWLDESDAEMELKEKEEEKINKMKIESRVPKDPFKHLKKGYLIMYNLVQFLGFSWIFVNMTVRLFILGKDSFYDTFHTIADMMYFCQTLALMEILNSLIGLVRSPLIPAVIQVFGRNFILFVVLGSLEEMQSRAVVFFLFYFWSIIELFRYPYYMLSCMGIEWKPLTWLRYTSWIPLYPLGGLAEAVCLIQSIPIFSETGKFSLGLPNPLNVTIQFSFLLQMYLIALFLGLFVNFRYLYKQRKQHLGPKKRKMK, from the exons ATGAGGCCATACAGGAAG GGCCCACCGAGGGCTGTGGCGGAAGTGCCGGTAGTGCGGGCTCTAACAGAACTCGTCCCTTTGCAGAACCCGGAGGTCAGCATCGCCGACGACGTGCTGCGGTTCCGAG CTCAGGGTCATGGTGCCAAAGGGGACAACATCTACGAGTTTCAGATCGAGTTCCTAGAGCCAGTCGAGCCTAAA CCCGTGTGCAGGGTGACTCAAAGGCAGCTCAACATCACTGTGCAGAAAAAGGAGAGTAACTGGTGGGAGAGGCTCACCAAGCAAGAGAAACGCCCGCTCTTCCTCGCTCCGGACTTCGATCGCTGGTTAGATGAATCAGATGCTGAAATGGAACTGAAGGAGAAG gaagaagaaaagattaacaaaatgaaaatagaatcCAGAGTCCCAAAAGACC CTTTCAAACACCTGAAGAAAGGATACTTAATAATGTATAATCTTGTACAGTTTTTGGGATTCTCTTGGATTTTTGTGAACATGACAGTACGACTGTTCATCTTAGGAAAAG ATTCTTTCTATGACACATTTCACACTATTGCTGACATGATGTACTTTTGTCAGACCCTGGCATTAATGGAAATCCTGAATTCACTAATAGGACTAGTCAGATCACCACTGATTCCTGCTGTAATACAG GTATTTGGaagaaactttattttgtttgttgtcCTTGGAAGCTTAGAggaaatgcagagcagagctgtggtgttcttcttgttttatttctggagCATCATTGAGCTGTTCAG GTATCCCTATTACATGCTTTCATGCATGGGTATAGAATGGAAACCTCTAACTTGGCTCCGTTACACCAGCTGGATCCCTCTGTACCCTCTAGGCGGCTTGGCAGAAG ctgtcTGTCTCATTCAATCCATTCCCATCTTCAGTGAAACAGGAAAATTTAGTCTGGGACTGCCAAATCCACTGAATGTCACAATCCAGTTTTCATTCTTGCTTCAGATGTATCTTATAGCCTTGTTTTTGG ggTTATTTGTAAACTTCCGATATCTCTACAAGCAAAGGAAACAGCACCTCGGaccaaagaagagaaagatgaagtAA